Proteins encoded in a region of the Triticum dicoccoides isolate Atlit2015 ecotype Zavitan chromosome 3A, WEW_v2.0, whole genome shotgun sequence genome:
- the LOC119269636 gene encoding actin-related protein 2 isoform X1: MESNKVVVCDNGTGYVKCGFAGENFPTSVFPCVVGRPLLRYEESLQEQELTDIVVGAACADLRHQLDVSYPVTNGIVQNWDDMGHIWDHAFYSELKVDPSECKILLTDPPLNPVKNREQMIETMFEKYNFSGVFIQIQAVLSLYAQGLLTGLVIDSGDGVTHVVPVVDGYSYPHLTKRMNVAGRHITSYLVDLLSRRGYAMNKSADFETVREIKEKLCYISYDYKREYQLGLETTILVKSYTLPDGRVIKVGTERFQAPEALFTPELIDVEGDGLADMAFHCIQEMDIDNRMTLYQHIVLSGGSTMYPGLPSRLEKEILDRYLDVVLKGNKDGLKKLRLRIEDPPRRKHMVYLGGAVLAGIMKDAPEFWITKQEYQEEGVACLRKCGQA, translated from the exons ATGGAGAGCAACAAGGTGGTGGTGTGCGACAACGGCACCGGG TATGTAAAGTGCGGCTTTGCGGGAGAAAACTTCCCTACATCTGTCTTTCCTTGTGTCGTTGGACGGCCATTGCTTCGCTATGAGGAGTCACTCCAGGAGCAAGAATTGACA GATATTGTGGTAGGAGCTGCTTGCGCTGATTTGAGACATCAGCTTGATGTATCATATCCTGTCACAAATGGGATTGTTCAAAATTGGGATGATATGGGCCATATATGGGATCATGCATTTTATAGCGAGCTGAAG GTTGATCCATCCGAGTGTAAAATTTTACTGACAGATCCGCCACTCAATCCTGTGAAAAACCGTGAGCAAATG ATCGAGACAATGTTTGAGAAATACAACTTTTCTGGGGTCTTCATCCAGATCCAAGCAGTTCTTTCGCTATATGCTCAAG GCTTGCTGACTGGACTTGTCATAGATTCTGGTGATGGTGTCACCCATGTG GTGCCCGTGGTTGATGGATATTCTTATCCACATCTAACGAAAAGAATGAATGTAGCTGGAAGGCATATCACATCCTATCTTGTTGATCTACTCTCAAGAAGAGG GTATGCTATGAACAAATCTGCTGATTTTGAGACAGTAAGAGAAATAAAAGAGAAGCTATGCTATATAAG CTATGACTACAAACGTGAATACCAGCTAGGACTTGAAACTACAATTCTTGTTAAAAGTTACACT CTTCCAGATGGAAGAGTAATTAAAGTGGGCACTGAACGGTTTCAGGCTCctgaggctctttttactcct GAACTCATAGATGTTGAAGGTGATGGGTTGGCAGATATGGCATTCCATTGCATTCAGGAAATGGACATTGACAACCGCATGACG CTTTACCAACATATCGTTCTTAGTGGAGGAAGTACCATGTATCCTGGTCTGCCAAGTCG GCTGGAGAAGGAAATTCTTGATCGCTACCTCGACGTGGTTTTGAAGGGAAACAAGGATGGACTTAAG AAATTACGCCTGCGTATAGAGGATCCTCCACGGAGAAAGCATATGGTCTATCTAGGAGGTGCAGTACTTGCTGGAATTATGAAG GATGCGCCGGAATTCTGGATCACAAAGCAAGAGTATCAGGAAGAAGGTGTTGCCTGCCTAAGGAAGTGTGGACAAGCATAA
- the LOC119269636 gene encoding actin-related protein 2 isoform X2 yields MESNKVVVCDNGTGYVKCGFAGENFPTSVFPCVVGRPLLRYEESLQEQELTDIVVGAACADLRHQLDVSYPVTNGIVQNWDDMGHIWDHAFYSELKVDPSECKILLTDPPLNPVKNREQMIETMFEKYNFSGVFIQIQAVLSLYAQGLLTGLVIDSGDGVTHVVPVVDGYSYPHLTKRMNVAGRHITSYLVDLLSRRGYAMNKSADFETVREIKEKLCYISYDYKREYQLGLETTILVKSYTLPDGRVIKVGTERFQAPEALFTPELIDVEGDGLADMAFHCIQEMDIDNRMTVYKPYSSPSTIYSSGLHLSRDMHYL; encoded by the exons ATGGAGAGCAACAAGGTGGTGGTGTGCGACAACGGCACCGGG TATGTAAAGTGCGGCTTTGCGGGAGAAAACTTCCCTACATCTGTCTTTCCTTGTGTCGTTGGACGGCCATTGCTTCGCTATGAGGAGTCACTCCAGGAGCAAGAATTGACA GATATTGTGGTAGGAGCTGCTTGCGCTGATTTGAGACATCAGCTTGATGTATCATATCCTGTCACAAATGGGATTGTTCAAAATTGGGATGATATGGGCCATATATGGGATCATGCATTTTATAGCGAGCTGAAG GTTGATCCATCCGAGTGTAAAATTTTACTGACAGATCCGCCACTCAATCCTGTGAAAAACCGTGAGCAAATG ATCGAGACAATGTTTGAGAAATACAACTTTTCTGGGGTCTTCATCCAGATCCAAGCAGTTCTTTCGCTATATGCTCAAG GCTTGCTGACTGGACTTGTCATAGATTCTGGTGATGGTGTCACCCATGTG GTGCCCGTGGTTGATGGATATTCTTATCCACATCTAACGAAAAGAATGAATGTAGCTGGAAGGCATATCACATCCTATCTTGTTGATCTACTCTCAAGAAGAGG GTATGCTATGAACAAATCTGCTGATTTTGAGACAGTAAGAGAAATAAAAGAGAAGCTATGCTATATAAG CTATGACTACAAACGTGAATACCAGCTAGGACTTGAAACTACAATTCTTGTTAAAAGTTACACT CTTCCAGATGGAAGAGTAATTAAAGTGGGCACTGAACGGTTTCAGGCTCctgaggctctttttactcct GAACTCATAGATGTTGAAGGTGATGGGTTGGCAGATATGGCATTCCATTGCATTCAGGAAATGGACATTGACAACCGCATGACGGTATACAAACCTTACAGTAGTCCCAGTACAATATA TTCTTCCGGACTACATTTATCTAGAGATATGCATTACTTGTGA
- the LOC119272324 gene encoding pleckstrin homology domain-containing protein 1-like produces MAASLWREAMGAGAPAADAEFLDYIEFWHQPECAGWLDQQGEHSKAWRRRWFVLKQGMLFWFKDSDVDHASVPRGVIFLASCLAVKGAEGVPDRKFAFELSTPGETMYFAADSEEQKEEWINSIVLPLAAPAGTTWDEIFHTVDMLRAGFGAGGLDPSVGE; encoded by the coding sequence ATGGCGGCGAGCCTGTGGCGAGAGGCGATGGGCGCCGGCGCCCCGGCCGCGGACGCGGAGTTCCTGGACTACATCGAGTTCTGGCACCAGCCCGAGTGCGCGGGGTGGCTGGACCAGCAGGGGGAGCACAGCAAGGCGTGGCGCCGGCGCTGGTTCGTGCTCAAGCAGGGGATGCTCTTCTGGTTCAAGGACTCGGACGTCGACCACGCGTCGGTGCCCCGCGGCgtcatcttcctcgcctcctgcctCGCCGTCAAGGGCGCCGAGGGCGTGCCCGACCGCAAGTTCGCCTTCGAGCTCTCCACCCCGGGCGAGACCATGTACTTCGCCGCCGACTCCGAGGAGCAGAAGGAGGAGTGGATCAACTCCATTGTTCTCCCACTCGCCGCTCCTGCAGGGACCACATGGGATGAAATTTTTCACACGGTGGACATGCTGCGCGCGGGGTTTGGAGCAGGAGGTTTAGATCCTTCCGTGGGAGAGTAG